In a single window of the Pseudomonas sp. B21-015 genome:
- a CDS encoding HlyC/CorC family transporter has protein sequence MSEDRSSNGQKSWLGKLTQAFAHEPKNRQELLELLRDAHQNKLLDSEALAIVEGAIQVADLQVRDIMVPRSQMISIKATQTPREFLPAVVDSAHSRYPVIGESHDDVMGVLLAKDLLPLILKENGDSFNIKDLLRPATFVPESKRLNVLLREFRANHNHMAIVIDEYGGVAGLVTIEDVLEQIVGDIEDEHDVEEDSYIKPLPSGDFLIKALTPIENFNEFFDSEFSDDEFDTVGGLVMSAFGHLPKRNEITEIGAYRFRILNADSRRIHLLRLTPIAR, from the coding sequence ATGAGCGAAGATCGATCGAGCAACGGGCAGAAGTCATGGCTGGGTAAGCTCACCCAGGCTTTTGCCCACGAGCCGAAGAACCGGCAGGAGCTGCTGGAGCTGCTGCGCGATGCACACCAAAACAAGTTGCTGGACAGCGAAGCGCTGGCCATCGTCGAAGGCGCCATCCAGGTTGCAGACCTGCAAGTACGGGACATCATGGTCCCGCGCTCGCAGATGATCAGCATCAAGGCGACCCAGACACCTCGCGAGTTTCTGCCGGCCGTGGTCGACTCGGCCCACTCCCGCTACCCGGTGATCGGCGAAAGCCACGATGACGTGATGGGCGTGCTGCTGGCCAAGGACTTGCTGCCGTTGATCCTCAAGGAGAACGGCGACAGCTTCAACATCAAGGACCTGCTGCGCCCGGCCACCTTCGTGCCCGAGTCCAAGCGCCTGAATGTGCTGCTGCGCGAGTTTCGCGCCAACCACAACCACATGGCCATCGTCATTGACGAATACGGCGGTGTGGCTGGCCTTGTGACCATCGAAGACGTTCTGGAACAAATCGTCGGCGACATCGAAGACGAGCATGACGTCGAAGAAGACAGCTACATCAAGCCGCTGCCCAGCGGGGACTTCCTGATCAAGGCCCTGACGCCGATCGAGAACTTCAACGAGTTCTTCGACAGCGAATTCTCCGACGACGAATTCGACACCGTCGGCGGTCTGGTGATGAGCGCGTTCGGGCACTTGCCAAAACGCAACGAAATCACTGAAATCGGCGCCTATCGCTTCCGCATCCTGAACGCCGACAGCCGTCGGATTCACTTGCTGCGCCTGACACCTATTGCCCGGTAA
- the ybeY gene encoding rRNA maturation RNase YbeY, translating to MLELDLQLATEASAPSEAEFRQWCELALRQRTADSEMTIRLVDTEEARELNFTWRQKDYATNVLSFPADVPDEFLDIPLLGDLVICVAVVEREAAEQGKELKAHWAHLVIHGCLHLLGYDHIDDEEAEEMEALERTLLAELGHPDPYADDETDTSPIVTTKDSE from the coding sequence ATGCTTGAGCTTGATCTGCAACTGGCTACCGAAGCGTCTGCCCCAAGCGAAGCCGAATTCCGTCAATGGTGCGAACTGGCCCTGCGCCAGCGTACTGCCGACTCCGAAATGACCATCCGTCTGGTCGACACAGAGGAAGCCCGCGAACTGAACTTCACCTGGCGGCAGAAAGACTACGCCACCAATGTTTTGTCGTTCCCGGCCGATGTGCCCGACGAGTTTCTCGACATTCCACTGCTGGGCGATCTGGTGATCTGCGTAGCAGTAGTCGAGCGCGAAGCGGCGGAACAAGGCAAGGAATTAAAGGCCCACTGGGCGCATCTGGTCATTCACGGCTGCTTGCATCTGCTTGGTTACGACCACATAGATGACGAGGAAGCCGAAGAAATGGAAGCACTGGAACGAACGTTGCTTGCAGAACTGGGTCATCCGGATCCTTATGCGGACGACGAAACAGACACATCCCCTATCGTTACAACAAAGGATTCAGAGTAA